From Stenotrophomonas nitritireducens, the proteins below share one genomic window:
- a CDS encoding CopL family metal-binding regulatory protein encodes MQKVACEIATAACMRRYKKTSPAYLRWLGGCARAGYAASQDSRCSPGFDEAHMHCLLWGDSVAGARLAARVGRNAGKHGGIALAAAVDKVWLVALFIVCIYKYGIVRIFMSYRVWLPLLMMLVLAVEGVLGAWASTRMVLHAGEAPASAGIARAATASCDPVQADSSARTSLPLAAKAAGGHQDHAGKSAASHADDCSCADSVGCECLCVFTIYPPATALLFAGAHPPVSADTPLQALELPFGRLSRVFRPPIV; translated from the coding sequence ATGCAAAAAGTTGCATGTGAAATCGCTACCGCAGCTTGCATGCGTCGATACAAAAAAACATCACCGGCATACCTGCGATGGCTAGGCGGCTGTGCGCGCGCTGGCTATGCTGCGTCGCAGGATAGTCGTTGTTCCCCCGGTTTTGATGAAGCGCACATGCATTGCCTGCTGTGGGGCGACAGTGTCGCTGGCGCAAGGCTTGCGGCGCGTGTGGGCCGCAATGCCGGCAAGCACGGGGGCATTGCGTTGGCTGCGGCGGTTGACAAGGTTTGGCTGGTCGCGTTATTCATTGTATGTATATACAAATACGGAATTGTTCGGATCTTCATGTCCTACCGCGTATGGCTGCCGCTGCTGATGATGCTGGTGCTCGCCGTTGAAGGCGTGCTCGGCGCATGGGCGAGCACGCGCATGGTGCTGCATGCGGGGGAGGCTCCGGCATCCGCTGGCATTGCCCGTGCAGCCACCGCCAGTTGTGATCCGGTGCAGGCGGATTCATCAGCACGTACCTCGTTGCCGCTGGCCGCCAAGGCCGCTGGCGGCCACCAAGACCATGCCGGCAAGTCGGCTGCCAGCCATGCCGACGACTGCAGCTGCGCCGACAGCGTGGGCTGCGAATGCCTGTGCGTGTTCACCATCTATCCCCCCGCGACGGCGCTGTTGTTTGCCGGTGCGCACCCGCCGGTCTCGGCCGATACGCCGCTGCAGGCGCTTGAACTGCCATTTGGCAGGCTGTCCCGGGTCTTCCGACCTCCTATCGTCTGA
- the gloA gene encoding lactoylglutathione lyase gives MSLQTLAQQPGVAAQVPAETNGFVFNHTMLRVKDIRASLDFYTRVLGFQLIDQRDFAEAQFSLYFLAYVPAGVQVPQDDAERRLWMAGIPGVLELTHNHGTENQDGPVYHDGNSDPRGFGHICVSVPDIETACARFEALNVPFQKRLTDGRMKNLAFIKDPDGYWVEIISNTVRP, from the coding sequence ATGAGTCTTCAAACCCTTGCGCAACAGCCCGGCGTCGCCGCACAGGTGCCGGCCGAAACCAACGGCTTCGTGTTCAACCACACCATGCTGCGGGTCAAGGACATCCGCGCCTCGCTGGATTTCTATACGCGGGTGCTGGGCTTCCAGCTGATCGACCAGCGTGATTTCGCCGAGGCGCAATTCAGCCTGTACTTCCTGGCCTACGTGCCGGCCGGCGTGCAGGTGCCGCAGGATGATGCCGAGCGCCGCCTGTGGATGGCCGGCATTCCCGGCGTGCTGGAACTCACCCACAACCACGGCACCGAGAACCAGGACGGCCCGGTCTACCACGACGGCAACAGCGACCCGCGCGGCTTCGGCCACATCTGCGTATCGGTGCCGGACATCGAGACCGCCTGCGCACGCTTCGAGGCATTGAACGTGCCGTTCCAGAAGCGCCTGACCGATGGCCGGATGAAAAACCTGGCCTTCATCAAGGACCCGGATGGCTACTGGGTGGAGATCATTTCCAATACCGTGCGGCCGTAA
- the glmS gene encoding glutamine--fructose-6-phosphate transaminase (isomerizing): MCGIVGAIAGRDVVPVLIEGLKRLEYRGYDSSGIAVLDAEHIRRVRRTGRVAEMEGAAIAEQFHSVLGIGHTRWATHGGVTESNAHPHISQGVALVHNGIIENHEEQREKLLALGYVFESQTDTEVIAHLIHHHLKADQDDLLSALQRTVKELTGAYALAVISENEPERMVVARMGCPLLVGLGEGENFVASDVSAVLQATRRVMFLEEGDTAELTRHGVRVFDANNAPAQREQRMSDVSLASLELGPYRHFMQKEIHEQPRALADTVEAAIDAGGFPATLFGKNAEAVFKDIEGVQILACGTSYYAGLTARYWIEAIAGLPCSVEIASEYRYRAAYANPKHLIVTISQSGETLDTMEALKYAKSLGHLHTLSICNVPESAIPRASELVCYTRAGAEIGVASTKAFTTQLAALFQLTVVLGKLHGKVDAEQESGYLEQLRHLPGSVQHALNLEPQIIAWAERFAGKSNALFLGRGLHYPIALEGALKLKEISYIHAEAYPAGELKHGPLALVDAEMPVVVIAPNDSLLEKVKSNMQEVRARGGELFVFTDQDSNFTASEGVHVIRTPRHAGVLSPIVHTIPVQMLAYHTALARGTDVDKPRNLAKSVTVE; this comes from the coding sequence ATGTGCGGCATTGTGGGAGCGATCGCTGGTCGCGATGTGGTTCCGGTACTGATTGAAGGACTCAAGCGGCTGGAATACCGCGGCTACGATTCCTCCGGCATTGCCGTGCTCGACGCCGAGCACATCCGCCGCGTGCGGCGCACCGGCCGCGTTGCCGAAATGGAAGGGGCGGCCATCGCCGAGCAGTTCCATTCGGTGCTGGGCATCGGCCATACCCGCTGGGCGACGCATGGCGGTGTCACCGAGTCCAATGCCCATCCGCATATCAGCCAGGGCGTGGCGCTGGTGCACAACGGCATCATCGAGAACCACGAGGAGCAGCGCGAGAAGCTGCTGGCGCTGGGTTATGTGTTCGAATCGCAGACCGATACCGAGGTGATAGCGCACCTGATCCATCATCACCTCAAGGCCGATCAGGACGACCTGCTCAGCGCCCTGCAGCGCACGGTCAAGGAATTGACCGGCGCCTACGCATTGGCGGTGATCAGCGAAAACGAGCCCGAGCGCATGGTGGTGGCACGCATGGGTTGCCCGCTGCTGGTGGGGCTGGGCGAGGGCGAGAACTTCGTCGCCTCCGACGTGTCGGCGGTCCTGCAGGCCACCCGCCGGGTGATGTTCCTGGAAGAAGGGGACACCGCCGAGCTGACCCGCCACGGCGTGCGCGTATTCGATGCCAACAACGCCCCGGCGCAGCGCGAGCAGCGCATGTCGGATGTGTCGTTGGCCTCGCTGGAGCTGGGCCCGTATCGCCACTTCATGCAGAAGGAAATCCACGAACAGCCGCGCGCGCTGGCCGACACCGTCGAAGCCGCGATTGATGCTGGTGGTTTCCCGGCAACGCTGTTCGGCAAGAACGCCGAAGCGGTGTTCAAGGACATCGAGGGCGTGCAGATCCTGGCCTGCGGCACCAGCTACTACGCTGGCCTGACTGCACGCTATTGGATCGAAGCCATCGCCGGCCTGCCGTGCAGCGTGGAAATCGCCAGCGAGTACCGCTACCGCGCCGCCTACGCCAATCCCAAGCATCTGATCGTCACCATCTCCCAGTCCGGTGAAACCTTGGACACGATGGAAGCGCTCAAATACGCCAAGTCGCTCGGTCACCTGCATACGCTGTCGATCTGCAACGTGCCGGAAAGCGCGATCCCGCGCGCCAGCGAACTGGTCTGCTACACCCGTGCCGGCGCCGAGATCGGCGTGGCATCGACCAAGGCCTTCACCACCCAGCTGGCCGCGCTGTTCCAGCTGACCGTGGTGCTGGGCAAGCTGCATGGCAAGGTCGATGCGGAGCAGGAAAGTGGCTATCTGGAACAGCTGCGGCATCTGCCGGGCAGCGTGCAGCATGCGTTGAACCTGGAGCCGCAGATCATCGCCTGGGCCGAACGTTTCGCCGGCAAGTCCAATGCGCTGTTCCTGGGCCGTGGCCTGCATTATCCGATTGCCCTGGAAGGCGCGCTCAAGCTCAAGGAAATCTCCTATATCCACGCCGAGGCCTATCCGGCCGGTGAGCTCAAGCACGGCCCGCTGGCGCTGGTGGATGCGGAGATGCCGGTGGTGGTCATCGCCCCCAACGACAGCCTGCTGGAGAAGGTGAAATCCAACATGCAGGAAGTGCGTGCGCGTGGTGGCGAACTGTTCGTGTTCACCGACCAGGACAGCAATTTCACTGCCTCAGAAGGCGTGCATGTGATCCGTACCCCACGCCATGCCGGCGTGCTAAGCCCCATCGTGCACACCATCCCGGTGCAGATGCTGGCGTATCACACTGCCCTGGCACGCGGCACCGATGTGGACAAGCCGCGCAACCTGGCCAAGAGCGTCACCGTGGAGTGA